From the Burkholderia ubonensis genome, one window contains:
- a CDS encoding glycosyltransferase family 4 protein, whose protein sequence is MRIAQIAPLHEAVPPKLYGGTERVVSYLTEALVEMGHDVTLFASGDSQTSAKLEACWPQALRLDPTIRDVMAPHMLLLEQVRRRAEEFDVLHCHIDYYPFSLFSRQPVPHLTTMHGRLDLPELQPIFNAFSDVPVVSISDNQRIPLPQANWLSTVYHGLPENLLTPIPNVKPSYLAFLGRISPEKRVDTAIRIAEQAGLPIKIAAKLDKADRAYYEEKIKPLFALPHVEYIGEISEAEKTEFLGNAHALLFPIDWPEPFGLVMIEAMACGTPVIAFKRGSVPEVIENGVSGFVVEDELSAVAALKRLDTLPREKVRAAFEARFSSKVMAQNYVKGYEELLRQKRRTVLREVNAG, encoded by the coding sequence ATGCGAATCGCCCAAATCGCTCCGTTGCACGAAGCGGTTCCCCCGAAGCTGTACGGCGGTACCGAACGGGTGGTGTCCTACCTGACCGAAGCGCTCGTCGAGATGGGGCATGACGTCACGCTCTTCGCGAGCGGCGATTCGCAAACGTCGGCGAAGCTCGAAGCCTGCTGGCCGCAGGCGCTGCGCCTCGACCCGACGATCCGCGACGTGATGGCCCCGCACATGCTGCTGCTCGAGCAGGTGCGCCGCCGCGCGGAAGAGTTCGATGTCCTGCACTGCCACATCGACTACTACCCGTTCTCGCTGTTCTCGCGCCAGCCGGTCCCGCATCTGACGACGATGCACGGCCGCCTCGACCTGCCGGAGCTGCAGCCGATCTTCAACGCGTTCAGCGACGTGCCGGTCGTGTCGATCTCCGACAACCAGCGCATCCCGCTGCCGCAGGCGAACTGGCTGTCGACCGTCTACCACGGCCTGCCGGAAAACCTGCTGACGCCGATCCCGAACGTGAAGCCGAGCTACCTCGCGTTCCTCGGCCGCATCTCGCCGGAGAAGCGCGTCGACACGGCGATCCGCATCGCCGAGCAGGCCGGCCTGCCGATCAAGATCGCCGCGAAGCTCGACAAGGCCGACCGCGCGTACTACGAAGAGAAGATCAAGCCGCTGTTCGCGCTGCCGCACGTCGAGTACATCGGTGAAATCAGCGAAGCCGAGAAGACCGAGTTCCTGGGCAACGCGCACGCGCTGCTGTTCCCGATCGACTGGCCGGAGCCGTTCGGCCTGGTGATGATCGAGGCGATGGCCTGCGGCACGCCGGTGATCGCGTTCAAGCGCGGCTCGGTGCCGGAAGTGATCGAGAACGGCGTGTCGGGCTTCGTCGTCGAGGACGAGTTGTCGGCCGTCGCGGCGCTCAAGCGCCTGGACACGCTGCCGCGCGAGAAGGTCCGCGCCGCGTTCGAAGCGCGCTTCTCGTCGAAGGTGATGGCGCAGAACTACGTGAAGGGCTACGAGGAGCTGCTGCGCCAGAAGCGCCGCACCGTGCTGCGCGAAGTCAACGCAGGCTGA
- a CDS encoding ABC transporter ATP-binding protein, protein MEALTPAQRNAYNAKLSSYAHRPLAFLFRYIRLHPVAHFVVLFSVLAAVGCALGSQYAIKHLIDVLATGRHHPGPLWSAFALLVGLIAADNLLWRVGGWFAAHTFVAVTGDLRRDLFQYLIGHSPTYYAEKQPGTLASRITATSNAVYTSENTMAWNVLPPCIAVMGAILMIIVVNPMMAAGLLGCSAVLSVVLFKLAGRGSARHHAFAAKAAAVDGELVDVIGNMGLVRAFGMTLREQKRFGATVKAEMDARQQSLLYLEKLRLLHAVITAMLSAGLLGWALWLWDQGRATSGDIVLVSSLGFTILHGTRDLAVALVDVTQHVARLAEAVKTLLEPHGMPDRSDAVPLAASGGRVDFERVTFAYPHRRPILDHFELHIEPGQRVGLIGKSGAGKSTVLALLQRFYDTQDGVVKVDGQDVKSITQDSLRHAIALVPQDISLMHRSIYDNIAYGRPDASRDEVLAAARDARCAEFIEAMPEGYDTIVGDRGVKLSGGQRQRIAIARAILKNAPILLLDEATSALDSASEEAIQSALDRLMVGRTVIAIAHRLSTLRNFDRIIVMSSGKVIDDGDPEVLRNRPGLYRDLLAKQHGRQHVAPDGGPAAGERVA, encoded by the coding sequence TTGGAAGCTCTCACCCCTGCCCAGCGCAACGCCTACAACGCGAAGCTGTCGAGCTACGCGCACCGGCCGCTCGCGTTCCTGTTCCGCTACATCCGCCTGCATCCCGTCGCGCACTTCGTCGTGCTCTTCAGCGTGCTGGCCGCCGTCGGCTGCGCGCTCGGCTCGCAATACGCGATCAAGCACCTGATCGACGTCCTCGCGACCGGCCGCCACCACCCGGGCCCGCTGTGGAGCGCGTTCGCGCTGCTCGTCGGCCTGATCGCCGCCGACAACCTGCTGTGGCGCGTCGGCGGCTGGTTCGCCGCGCACACGTTCGTCGCAGTCACGGGCGACCTGCGGCGCGACCTGTTCCAGTACCTGATCGGCCACTCGCCGACGTACTACGCGGAAAAGCAGCCCGGCACGCTCGCGAGCCGCATCACCGCGACGTCGAACGCCGTCTATACGTCCGAGAACACGATGGCGTGGAACGTGCTGCCGCCGTGCATCGCGGTGATGGGCGCGATCCTGATGATCATCGTCGTCAACCCGATGATGGCGGCCGGCCTGCTCGGCTGCTCGGCGGTGCTCTCCGTCGTGCTGTTCAAGCTCGCCGGACGCGGCTCCGCGCGCCATCACGCGTTCGCGGCGAAGGCCGCCGCGGTCGACGGCGAGCTCGTCGACGTGATCGGCAACATGGGCCTCGTGCGCGCGTTCGGGATGACGCTGCGCGAGCAGAAGCGCTTCGGCGCGACGGTCAAGGCCGAGATGGACGCGCGCCAGCAGAGCCTGCTCTATCTTGAAAAGCTGCGGCTGCTGCACGCGGTGATCACCGCGATGCTGTCCGCCGGCCTGCTCGGCTGGGCCCTGTGGCTGTGGGACCAGGGCCGCGCGACCTCGGGCGACATCGTGCTGGTCAGCTCGCTCGGCTTCACGATCCTGCACGGCACGCGCGACCTCGCGGTGGCGCTCGTCGACGTCACGCAGCACGTCGCGCGTCTCGCCGAAGCCGTGAAGACGCTGCTCGAACCGCACGGGATGCCGGACCGCTCCGACGCGGTGCCGCTCGCCGCATCGGGCGGCCGCGTCGACTTCGAGCGCGTGACGTTCGCGTATCCGCACCGCCGCCCGATCCTCGACCACTTCGAGCTGCACATCGAGCCGGGCCAGCGCGTCGGCCTGATCGGCAAGTCCGGCGCCGGCAAGTCGACCGTGCTCGCGCTGCTGCAGCGCTTCTACGACACGCAGGACGGCGTCGTGAAGGTCGACGGCCAGGACGTGAAGTCGATCACGCAGGACAGCCTGCGCCATGCGATTGCACTCGTCCCGCAGGACATCTCGCTGATGCACCGGTCGATCTACGACAACATCGCGTACGGCCGCCCCGACGCGTCGCGCGACGAGGTGCTCGCCGCAGCGCGCGACGCGCGCTGCGCGGAGTTCATCGAGGCGATGCCGGAAGGCTACGACACGATCGTCGGCGACCGCGGCGTCAAGCTGTCGGGCGGCCAGCGCCAGCGCATCGCGATCGCGCGCGCGATCCTGAAGAACGCGCCGATCCTGCTGCTCGACGAGGCGACGTCCGCGCTCGACAGCGCGTCGGAGGAAGCGATCCAGAGCGCGCTCGACCGCCTGATGGTCGGCCGCACGGTGATCGCGATTGCGCACCGCCTGTCGACGCTGCGCAATTTCGACCGGATCATCGTGATGAGCAGCGGCAAGGTGATCGACGACGGCGATCCGGAAGTCCTGCGCAACCGCCCCGGCCTGTACCGCGACCTGCTCGCGAAACAGCACGGCCGCCAACACGTGGCGCCCGACGGCGGCCCGGCTGCCGGCGAGCGCGTCGCCTGA
- the otsB gene encoding trehalose-phosphatase — protein MQSVPASLSLTDTAFFFDFDGTLVELAPTPDSIHVPPSLLALIDALRRRSHGAVAILSGRGIDNIDQYLKMPDLPVAGLHGAERRDANGDTQRVGFNDARLLRIERELADVVDRYPGMLLEIKGAAVALHYRNAPEREAIAREAAERLVADYADAYVLQPGKMVFEIKPKGVDKGRALAAFLDEPPFAGRTPVFAGDDLTDEKGFAVVNARGGLSIKVGAGETSARVRLDSVDALHAQIRRWLDVEPQHA, from the coding sequence ATGCAATCCGTCCCGGCTTCCCTGTCCCTGACCGATACCGCGTTCTTTTTCGACTTCGACGGCACGCTCGTCGAACTGGCGCCGACGCCCGACAGCATTCACGTGCCGCCGTCGCTGCTCGCACTGATCGACGCGCTGCGGCGCCGCTCGCACGGCGCGGTCGCGATCCTGTCCGGCCGCGGCATCGACAACATCGACCAGTACCTGAAGATGCCCGACCTGCCGGTCGCCGGCCTGCACGGCGCGGAGCGGCGCGACGCCAACGGCGACACGCAGCGCGTCGGCTTCAACGACGCGCGCCTGTTGCGCATCGAGCGCGAGCTCGCGGACGTCGTCGACCGCTATCCGGGCATGCTGCTCGAAATCAAGGGCGCGGCGGTCGCGCTGCATTACCGCAATGCGCCCGAGCGCGAGGCGATTGCGCGCGAGGCGGCCGAGCGGCTCGTCGCCGACTATGCGGACGCGTACGTGCTGCAGCCGGGCAAGATGGTGTTCGAGATCAAGCCGAAGGGCGTCGACAAGGGGCGCGCGCTCGCGGCCTTCCTCGACGAGCCGCCGTTCGCGGGCCGCACGCCGGTGTTCGCGGGCGACGACCTGACCGACGAGAAGGGGTTCGCGGTCGTCAACGCGCGCGGAGGCCTGTCGATCAAGGTCGGCGCGGGCGAGACGTCGGCGCGCGTGCGGCTCGACTCGGTCGACGCGCTGCACGCGCAGATTCGCCGCTGGCTCGACGTGGAGCCGCAGCACGCATGA
- a CDS encoding SCO family protein codes for MSPVPLVHYAPHRRLSRVVRAAAALAVAVALAACTRGEPPWRLTDVTGHLPDLSFTLTGGDGRPVDASAFRGRVSLVYFGYTHCPDVCPETMARLMEVLAQLGPQARNVRILFVSVDPARDTPQAMQSYVAAFDAEHARGLTGTDRQIESLAKRYRVAYQMEQRDPSGGYEVTHSSAVYIFDASGRARLLATDRDKPDAIAADVRRIIDTAPTT; via the coding sequence ATGTCGCCAGTCCCGCTTGTCCACTACGCGCCGCACCGGCGCCTCTCCCGCGTCGTCCGCGCCGCCGCGGCACTCGCCGTCGCCGTGGCGCTCGCCGCCTGCACGCGCGGCGAACCGCCCTGGCGCCTGACCGACGTGACCGGCCACCTGCCCGACCTGTCGTTCACGCTGACGGGCGGCGACGGCCGGCCGGTCGATGCGTCCGCATTCCGCGGCCGCGTCTCGCTCGTCTATTTCGGCTACACGCACTGCCCGGACGTCTGCCCCGAAACGATGGCGCGGCTGATGGAAGTCCTCGCGCAACTCGGCCCGCAGGCGCGCAACGTGCGCATCCTGTTCGTGTCGGTCGACCCCGCGCGCGACACGCCGCAGGCGATGCAGTCGTATGTCGCCGCGTTCGACGCCGAGCACGCGCGCGGCCTGACGGGCACCGACCGCCAGATCGAATCGCTCGCGAAGCGCTATCGGGTCGCGTACCAGATGGAGCAACGCGATCCGTCGGGCGGCTACGAAGTGACGCACAGCTCGGCGGTCTACATCTTCGACGCGAGCGGCCGCGCGCGTCTGCTCGCGACCGACCGCGACAAGCCCGACGCCATCGCCGCCGATGTGCGCCGGATCATCGACACTGCCCCCACCACGTGA
- a CDS encoding copper chaperone PCu(A)C, which translates to MKPKTILKTLALLAALSVGAHAYAAGAISAQNGWVRWLPNKLPAGGYVTLVNTSDKPVDLVDVDSPDYGMAMLHQTVSNGSTQKMEMVDKLTVPARGKVDIAPGGYHFMLEEPKHAIKPGDTVRVRLKFSDGETLDTPFAVKSPAQAK; encoded by the coding sequence ATGAAGCCGAAAACGATCCTCAAGACGCTCGCCCTCCTCGCCGCGCTGTCCGTCGGCGCGCACGCGTACGCCGCCGGCGCGATCTCCGCGCAGAACGGCTGGGTGCGCTGGCTGCCGAACAAGCTGCCCGCGGGCGGCTACGTGACGCTCGTCAACACGAGCGACAAGCCGGTCGACCTCGTCGACGTCGACAGCCCCGACTACGGGATGGCGATGCTGCACCAGACCGTCTCGAACGGCTCGACGCAGAAGATGGAGATGGTCGACAAGCTGACGGTTCCCGCGCGCGGCAAGGTCGACATCGCGCCGGGCGGCTACCACTTCATGCTCGAAGAGCCGAAGCACGCGATCAAGCCCGGCGACACGGTGCGCGTGCGCCTGAAATTCTCCGACGGCGAGACGCTCGACACGCCGTTCGCGGTGAAGTCGCCCGCCCAGGCGAAGTAA
- a CDS encoding cytochrome c oxidase assembly protein — MDLLYWLDPWEPSPTVVVAVLAAGVLFARGVKKARVTPLRQFSFWLGLTALYVALHTRLDYFFEHEFFLHRAQHLVLHHLGPFFIALAYPGAAIRAGIPFRWRQRFVRPALAWRPVRATLDVVFNPVVAVVLFVGLIYFWLLSPIHFVAMLDWRLYRVMNWSMVIDGLLFWWLVVDPRPAPPARLAPGRRILVVVAAIPPQIVLGAMIFFTPQELYPIYSICGRAFTWLSPLRDQQIGGLLLWIPGSMMSVIGAVIALRHWLRLSARGRLIDERAAARSAARPAATRNAH, encoded by the coding sequence ATGGATCTCCTGTACTGGCTCGATCCGTGGGAACCGTCGCCGACCGTGGTCGTCGCGGTGCTGGCGGCCGGCGTGCTGTTCGCGCGCGGCGTGAAGAAGGCCCGGGTCACGCCGCTGCGGCAGTTCTCGTTCTGGCTCGGGCTGACGGCGCTGTACGTCGCGCTGCACACGCGGCTCGACTACTTCTTCGAGCACGAGTTCTTCCTGCATCGCGCGCAGCACCTCGTGCTGCATCATCTCGGGCCGTTCTTCATCGCGCTCGCGTATCCGGGCGCGGCGATCCGCGCGGGCATTCCGTTCCGCTGGCGGCAGCGCTTCGTGCGCCCCGCGCTCGCGTGGCGGCCGGTGCGCGCGACGCTCGACGTCGTGTTCAACCCGGTCGTCGCGGTCGTGCTGTTCGTCGGGCTGATTTATTTCTGGCTGCTGTCGCCGATCCACTTCGTCGCGATGCTCGACTGGCGCCTGTATCGCGTGATGAACTGGAGCATGGTGATCGACGGCCTGCTGTTCTGGTGGCTCGTCGTCGATCCGCGCCCGGCGCCGCCCGCGCGGCTCGCGCCGGGGCGCCGGATCCTGGTCGTCGTCGCGGCGATCCCGCCGCAGATCGTGCTCGGCGCGATGATCTTCTTCACGCCGCAGGAGCTGTATCCGATCTACTCGATCTGCGGCCGCGCGTTCACGTGGCTGAGCCCGCTGCGCGACCAGCAGATCGGCGGCCTGCTGCTGTGGATTCCGGGCTCGATGATGAGCGTGATCGGCGCGGTGATCGCGCTGCGCCACTGGCTGCGGCTGTCCGCGCGCGGCCGGCTGATCGACGAGCGCGCCGCTGCGCGCAGCGCCGCGCGGCCGGCGGCCACGCGCAACGCCCACTGA
- a CDS encoding GNAT family N-acetyltransferase: MNASASAISPRAADLDWRWKAFDALSAREVYTILEARSAVFVVEQNCVYRDIDDADQAAWHLAAYDEAGRLAGYLRVLLPDAQDPDIRIGRVLTTAAFRGAGLGNALLSRALEHIRAQWPDTPVSLHAQAHLQRFYGAFGFAPSSDVHDEDGIPHVWMTRARG; this comes from the coding sequence ATGAACGCTTCCGCATCCGCCATCTCCCCGCGTGCCGCCGACCTGGACTGGCGCTGGAAAGCCTTCGACGCGCTGTCGGCGCGCGAGGTCTATACGATTCTCGAGGCGCGCAGCGCGGTGTTCGTCGTCGAGCAGAATTGCGTGTACCGCGACATCGACGACGCGGATCAGGCGGCGTGGCATCTGGCCGCGTACGACGAAGCGGGCCGGCTGGCCGGCTACCTGCGCGTGCTGCTGCCCGATGCGCAGGATCCCGACATTCGGATCGGCCGCGTGCTGACGACTGCAGCGTTCCGCGGCGCGGGCCTCGGCAACGCGCTGCTGTCGCGCGCGCTCGAGCACATCCGCGCGCAATGGCCCGACACGCCGGTCAGCCTGCATGCGCAGGCCCATTTGCAGCGCTTCTACGGCGCGTTCGGCTTCGCGCCGAGTTCCGACGTGCACGACGAGGACGGCATTCCGCACGTGTGGATGACCCGCGCGCGCGGCTGA
- a CDS encoding pirin family protein — MKKIQGVYSAPRGHWVGDGFPVRSMFSYQSHGAHLSPFLLLDYAGPATFEPGSGSASAPRGVGQHPHRGFETVTIVYDGEVAHRDSTGAGGVIGPGDVQWMTAASGILHEEFHSEAFTKRGGPLEMVQLWVNLPAADKMGAPGYQTLLNADIPVVELPEGAGRVRIIAGELDGRRGPARTHTPIDVWDVRLAVGGRARFPVAEGRTLAVVVLSGTVLVNGETVAREAQFVQLSRDGRDVELEANGDAKLLILSGEPIDEPVVGYGPFVMNSQAEIRAAIDDFNGGRFGRMPA, encoded by the coding sequence ATGAAGAAGATCCAGGGTGTGTACAGTGCGCCGCGCGGCCATTGGGTCGGCGACGGGTTTCCGGTGCGCTCGATGTTCAGTTACCAGTCGCACGGCGCGCATCTGAGCCCGTTCCTGCTGCTCGACTACGCGGGCCCGGCGACGTTCGAGCCGGGTTCGGGTTCGGCCTCGGCGCCGCGCGGCGTCGGCCAGCATCCGCACCGCGGGTTCGAGACGGTCACGATCGTCTATGACGGCGAGGTCGCGCACCGCGACTCGACGGGCGCGGGCGGCGTGATCGGCCCCGGCGACGTCCAGTGGATGACGGCCGCGAGCGGGATCCTGCACGAGGAATTTCACTCGGAGGCGTTCACGAAGCGCGGCGGGCCGCTCGAAATGGTGCAGCTGTGGGTGAACCTGCCCGCCGCGGACAAGATGGGCGCGCCGGGCTACCAGACGCTGCTGAACGCGGACATCCCGGTGGTCGAGCTGCCGGAAGGCGCGGGCCGCGTGCGGATCATCGCGGGCGAACTCGACGGGCGGCGCGGCCCGGCCCGCACGCACACGCCGATCGACGTGTGGGACGTGCGGCTCGCGGTGGGCGGTCGTGCGCGGTTTCCGGTCGCGGAAGGGCGCACGCTCGCGGTGGTCGTGCTGAGCGGCACGGTGCTCGTGAACGGCGAAACGGTCGCGCGCGAAGCGCAGTTCGTGCAGTTGAGCCGAGACGGCCGTGACGTCGAGCTCGAAGCGAACGGCGACGCGAAGCTGCTGATCCTGAGCGGCGAGCCGATCGACGAGCCGGTCGTCGGCTACGGGCCGTTCGTGATGAACTCGCAAGCGGAGATTCGCGCCGCGATCGACGACTTCAACGGCGGCCGCTTCGGACGGATGCCCGCATGA
- a CDS encoding LysR family transcriptional regulator: MNDSRRDLNDLYYFVQVVDHGGFAPAGRALNMPKSKLSRRIGLLEARVGMRLIQRSTRRFTVTEVGQTYYAHCRAMLVEADAADEAIALLHEEPRGIVRVTCPVALLDSLVGAMIAAFMNACPRVEIHLEATNRRVDVVGEGIDVALRVRPPPLEDSELALRVLAERGQCLVASPALLRERGMPAVPADLARLPSLDLGAPQAAHVWRLQGPDGARAEIHHQPRLVTDGMLALRAAAAAGVGIVQLPTMMVRDAIAQGALTAVLPDWAPRREIVHAVFASRRGLLPAVRALLDFLAQRFAELEPD, encoded by the coding sequence ATGAACGATAGCCGGCGGGATCTGAACGATCTCTACTACTTCGTGCAGGTGGTCGACCACGGCGGCTTCGCGCCGGCGGGCCGTGCGCTGAACATGCCGAAATCGAAGCTGAGCCGGCGCATCGGACTGCTCGAGGCACGCGTCGGCATGCGGCTGATCCAGCGCTCGACGCGCCGCTTCACGGTGACCGAAGTCGGCCAGACCTACTACGCGCATTGCCGCGCGATGCTCGTCGAGGCCGACGCCGCCGACGAGGCGATCGCGCTGCTGCACGAGGAGCCGCGCGGCATCGTGCGGGTCACCTGCCCGGTCGCGCTGCTCGACTCGCTCGTCGGCGCGATGATCGCGGCGTTCATGAACGCGTGCCCGCGCGTCGAGATTCATCTGGAAGCGACCAACCGGCGCGTCGACGTGGTCGGCGAAGGGATCGACGTCGCGTTGCGCGTGCGCCCGCCGCCGCTCGAGGACAGCGAACTCGCGCTGCGCGTGCTGGCCGAGCGCGGGCAATGCCTGGTCGCGAGCCCCGCGCTGCTGCGCGAGCGCGGCATGCCGGCCGTGCCTGCCGACCTCGCCCGCCTGCCGAGCCTCGACCTCGGCGCACCGCAGGCCGCGCACGTGTGGCGGCTGCAGGGGCCCGACGGCGCCCGCGCGGAGATTCATCACCAGCCGAGACTCGTCACGGACGGGATGCTCGCGTTGCGCGCGGCCGCGGCCGCCGGCGTCGGCATCGTGCAGCTGCCGACGATGATGGTGCGCGACGCGATCGCACAGGGCGCGCTGACCGCCGTGCTGCCGGATTGGGCGCCGCGCCGCGAGATCGTGCATGCGGTGTTCGCGTCGCGCCGCGGATTGCTGCCGGCAGTGCGCGCGCTGCTGGATTTCCTGGCGCAGCGCTTTGCCGAGCTCGAGCCCGACTGA
- a CDS encoding GAF domain-containing protein: protein MFTLSNDPHASKPDQYATLVEQARSLVESERDLIANAANFAALVYHSLDRLNWAGFYFFDGAELVVGPFQGKPACVRIALGKGVCGTAAQTRETQVVRDVHAFPGHIACDAASESEIVVPLVARDGTLIGVWDVDSPVAARFDDEDRQGMEALCRVFVEHAWEKARERAA, encoded by the coding sequence ATGTTCACGCTGTCCAACGACCCGCACGCCTCCAAGCCCGATCAATATGCGACGCTCGTCGAGCAGGCCCGCTCGCTCGTCGAATCGGAACGCGACCTGATCGCCAACGCCGCGAACTTCGCAGCGCTCGTCTATCACTCGCTCGACCGGCTCAACTGGGCCGGCTTCTATTTCTTCGACGGTGCCGAGCTCGTGGTCGGCCCGTTCCAGGGCAAGCCCGCCTGCGTGCGGATCGCGCTCGGCAAGGGCGTGTGCGGCACGGCCGCGCAGACGCGCGAGACGCAGGTGGTGCGCGACGTGCACGCGTTCCCGGGCCACATCGCATGTGACGCGGCGTCGGAATCCGAAATCGTCGTGCCGCTCGTCGCGCGCGACGGCACGCTGATCGGCGTGTGGGACGTCGACAGCCCGGTCGCCGCGCGCTTCGACGACGAGGATCGGCAAGGGATGGAAGCGTTGTGCCGCGTGTTCGTCGAGCACGCGTGGGAGAAGGCGCGCGAGCGAGCAGCGTGA
- the map gene encoding type I methionyl aminopeptidase, with translation MAKRDIPIRGAADIAKSREAAKLASQVLTMITDYVKPGVTTDELDARCREYIIDELHAIPANIGYHGYPKTLCTSVNHVVCHGIPSSRPMRDGDIVNLDIAVIKDGWFGDTSRMYFVGEPGELARRLVAATYEAMHAGIRAVRPGATLGDVGYAIQQVAHREGFSVVREYCGHGIGDVYHDEPQVLHYGRPGTGVPLRPGMIFTIEPMLNAGKRDTRVLADGWTVVTKDHSLSAQWEHMVVVTEQGVDVLTDDVKPHAFAALTGTQAA, from the coding sequence ATGGCGAAGCGCGACATTCCCATCCGCGGCGCCGCCGACATCGCGAAGTCGCGCGAAGCCGCGAAGCTCGCGTCGCAAGTGCTGACGATGATCACCGACTACGTGAAGCCGGGCGTCACGACCGACGAGCTCGACGCGCGCTGCCGCGAATACATCATCGACGAACTGCACGCGATTCCAGCCAACATCGGCTATCACGGCTATCCGAAAACGCTGTGCACGTCGGTCAACCACGTGGTCTGTCACGGCATCCCGTCGTCGCGGCCGATGCGCGACGGCGACATCGTGAACCTCGACATCGCGGTGATCAAGGACGGCTGGTTCGGCGACACGAGCCGCATGTACTTCGTCGGCGAGCCCGGCGAACTCGCGCGGCGTCTGGTGGCGGCCACCTACGAGGCGATGCACGCGGGCATTCGCGCGGTGCGTCCGGGCGCGACGCTCGGCGACGTCGGCTATGCGATCCAGCAGGTCGCGCATCGCGAAGGCTTCAGCGTTGTGCGCGAATACTGCGGGCACGGAATCGGCGACGTGTATCACGACGAGCCGCAGGTGCTGCACTACGGCCGCCCCGGCACCGGCGTGCCGCTGCGCCCCGGGATGATCTTCACGATCGAGCCGATGCTCAACGCGGGCAAGCGCGACACGCGCGTGCTGGCCGACGGCTGGACGGTCGTCACGAAGGACCATTCGCTGTCCGCGCAGTGGGAGCACATGGTCGTGGTGACGGAGCAGGGCGTCGACGTGCTGACCGACGACGTGAAGCCGCACGCGTTCGCCGCGCTGACCGGCACGCAGGCGGCCTGA
- a CDS encoding ParD-like family protein, with the protein MGIIKISEHMHERLRSTSTALSRSINAQAEHWLRVGMLAELNPSLSYGDICRMLIESEARGGDAGTAQPAARDIEQVA; encoded by the coding sequence ATGGGCATCATCAAGATTTCCGAGCACATGCACGAACGGCTGCGCTCGACCAGCACCGCGCTGAGCCGGTCGATCAACGCGCAGGCCGAGCACTGGCTGCGCGTGGGCATGCTCGCGGAACTCAATCCGTCGCTGTCCTATGGCGATATCTGCCGGATGCTGATCGAATCCGAGGCGCGCGGCGGCGACGCCGGTACGGCGCAGCCGGCCGCTCGCGACATCGAGCAGGTGGCGTAA
- a CDS encoding helix-turn-helix domain-containing protein produces MQEATTLPAPDAGINERIARRVRDLRTLRGYTLDALAARSGVSRSMISLIERGAASPTAVVLDKLAAGLGVSLAALFGGERDDAPAQPLVKRAQQAEWRDPASGYLRRNLSPPGWPSPLQLVEVDFPPGARVAYDTGGRDSALHQQVWVLDGRVDVTLGDALHALRDGDCLAMRLDQPLVFSNPTAQGARYVVAICDATAAVGMRGAASVQSRSRPVQEST; encoded by the coding sequence ATGCAAGAAGCGACTACCCTTCCCGCGCCTGATGCAGGCATCAACGAGCGGATCGCCCGCCGCGTGCGAGACTTGCGCACGTTACGAGGCTACACGCTCGATGCGCTGGCCGCCCGCAGCGGCGTCAGCCGGTCGATGATCTCGCTGATCGAGCGCGGTGCGGCCAGCCCGACGGCGGTCGTGCTCGACAAGCTCGCCGCCGGGTTGGGCGTGTCGCTGGCGGCGCTGTTCGGCGGCGAGCGCGACGACGCGCCCGCGCAGCCGCTGGTCAAGCGCGCACAGCAAGCGGAATGGCGCGATCCGGCGTCCGGTTATCTGCGGCGCAATCTGTCGCCGCCCGGCTGGCCGTCGCCGCTCCAGCTCGTCGAAGTCGATTTCCCGCCCGGCGCGCGCGTCGCGTACGACACGGGCGGCCGCGACAGCGCGCTGCATCAGCAGGTATGGGTGCTCGACGGACGCGTCGACGTCACGTTGGGCGACGCGCTCCACGCGCTTCGCGACGGCGACTGCCTGGCGATGCGGCTCGATCAGCCGCTGGTCTTCAGCAACCCGACGGCGCAAGGCGCGCGCTATGTCGTCGCGATCTGCGATGCCACCGCCGCGGTCGGCATGCGCGGCGCGGCATCCGTTCAAAGCCGGAGCCGACCGGTGCAGGAGTCCACATGA